From the genome of Parcubacteria group bacterium, one region includes:
- a CDS encoding NifB/NifX family molybdenum-iron cluster-binding protein: MKIAISSTGKELSDGVAELFGRCPYFVIAEIENGKIVKADAIKNDNENQASGAGMSAAKLLVENNVNVVIARNVGPRAIDVLKQFNIEVYSGEGIINDILQKFIDKKLKK, from the coding sequence ATGAAAATAGCAATTAGCTCAACAGGTAAAGAATTGTCTGATGGTGTTGCTGAATTATTCGGCAGATGCCCATACTTTGTCATTGCAGAAATTGAAAACGGCAAAATAGTGAAGGCGGATGCAATAAAGAACGACAATGAAAATCAGGCTAGTGGAGCGGGTATGTCGGCTGCCAAGCTTTTAGTGGAAAATAATGTCAATGTTGTAATCGCCAGAAACGTAGGACCCAGAGCAATAGATGTCCTAAAACAATTCAATATTGAAGTATATAGCGGAGAGGGCATAATCAATGACATTCTTCAAAAGTTTATTGATAAAAAACTTAAAAAATAA